The Candidatus Nanohalococcus occultus genome contains a region encoding:
- a CDS encoding PH domain-containing protein has product MSEKMNKPEKRLLTVWRLEVALFVLLVGATLILIPYAAYNQISTWVLWPPAVIIAIGLLGGIYMKKRYDAWNYQVREDHLYLEHGVFKKVSSMVPFVRIQHVDAQRGVIDRIAGLSKVVVYTAGTRGADVRVPGLLPEDAERLQEKLRDVAIESEDRDAV; this is encoded by the coding sequence ATGAGCGAGAAAATGAATAAACCGGAGAAAAGACTTCTAACGGTTTGGAGGCTGGAAGTAGCGCTTTTCGTCCTGTTAGTCGGAGCCACATTGATTTTGATACCGTACGCCGCCTACAATCAGATCTCTACCTGGGTCCTATGGCCGCCAGCAGTGATTATAGCCATTGGTCTCCTGGGAGGTATTTACATGAAAAAACGGTATGATGCCTGGAACTACCAGGTGCGTGAAGATCACCTTTACCTCGAACACGGAGTCTTCAAGAAAGTGAGTTCGATGGTTCCTTTCGTCCGTATACAGCACGTTGACGCTCAACGCGGAGTTATCGATCGAATCGCAGGTCTTTCCAAGGTAGTGGTCTATACTGCCGGTACGAGAGGCGCAGATGTAAGAGTGCCGGGTTTACTGCCAGAAGACGCAGAGAGATTACAGGAAAAGCTTAGAGACGTAGCGATCGAATC